The proteins below are encoded in one region of Candidatus Beckwithbacteria bacterium:
- a CDS encoding penicillin-binding transpeptidase domain-containing protein, which produces MSRLTWFYCLLILSTGILGVRLVYLQIFEGKYYQILADENRVKQKILAATRGEIFDRYGEKLTVSEATGHVLGYTGEADEQEAEQFYLGAIVGKTGLQKQYDQKLRGTDGFSIVEQDANAQELRELKRIEPTTGEDLKTTLDAGLQKKAYELLNHRRGAVVVSDPNTGEILALVSSPGFDPKNLGKYLNDKNLAMFNRALGGEYPPGSTFKVITAVGALEEGAIDGQTQIEDTGEIVIGPYRYTNWYFTQYGKKEGWINIVKALARSNDVFFYQLGEKLGIAKMADWAKYFGFGTETGVDLAGEAKGLMPDPVWKKEVMKEDWYTGDTFITAIGQGHVLTTPLQINQMMSIVAAKGNLCRPTLTKDRIDCKKLDISQKTINLVTEGLKQVCETGGTAWPFFDYKVKVAGKTGTAEFGPGVKSEPAQTHAWFTGFAPIDKPQITVTVLLEGAGEGSYQAAPVAKDLLSYWFERQ; this is translated from the coding sequence ATGTCCAGATTAACTTGGTTTTACTGTTTGTTAATTCTTTCAACCGGGATTTTGGGAGTCCGGTTAGTTTATTTACAAATTTTTGAAGGGAAATATTACCAAATTCTGGCGGATGAAAATCGGGTGAAGCAGAAGATTTTAGCGGCAACAAGAGGAGAAATTTTTGACCGGTACGGGGAAAAATTAACAGTGAGTGAAGCGACTGGGCATGTTTTAGGTTATACGGGCGAAGCAGATGAGCAGGAAGCGGAGCAATTTTATTTGGGGGCAATTGTGGGTAAGACTGGCTTGCAAAAGCAGTATGACCAAAAATTAAGAGGAACTGACGGTTTTTCGATTGTGGAGCAGGATGCCAACGCGCAGGAATTAAGAGAATTAAAAAGAATTGAGCCGACCACGGGGGAAGATTTAAAGACGACTTTGGATGCCGGTTTGCAGAAAAAAGCCTATGAATTATTAAATCACCGGAGAGGGGCGGTGGTGGTCAGCGACCCGAACACCGGAGAAATTTTGGCGTTGGTTTCCAGTCCCGGGTTTGACCCGAAGAATTTAGGAAAATATTTAAACGATAAAAATCTAGCGATGTTTAATCGAGCCTTAGGGGGTGAATATCCGCCGGGTTCAACTTTTAAGGTAATTACGGCTGTCGGGGCTTTGGAAGAAGGGGCAATTGACGGCCAAACACAAATTGAGGATACCGGGGAAATCGTCATCGGTCCCTACCGTTACACTAACTGGTATTTTACCCAATACGGGAAAAAAGAAGGATGGATAAATATTGTTAAAGCGTTAGCGCGGAGTAACGACGTCTTTTTTTACCAATTGGGAGAAAAACTAGGGATAGCCAAAATGGCGGATTGGGCCAAGTATTTTGGTTTCGGAACGGAGACGGGGGTGGATTTGGCCGGTGAAGCCAAAGGGTTAATGCCGGACCCGGTCTGGAAAAAAGAAGTGATGAAAGAAGATTGGTATACCGGGGACACGTTTATCACCGCGATCGGGCAAGGACATGTGTTGACCACACCACTACAGATTAACCAAATGATGAGCATAGTTGCCGCAAAAGGAAACTTATGCCGGCCAACACTGACTAAAGACAGGATTGATTGTAAAAAGTTAGATATTAGTCAAAAGACGATTAATTTAGTGACGGAAGGGTTGAAACAGGTGTGCGAGACCGGGGGGACAGCCTGGCCGTTTTTTGATTACAAAGTTAAAGTGGCGGGAAAAACCGGGACGGCGGAGTTTGGGCCTGGCGTTAAATCGGAACCAGCCCAGACGCACGCTTGGTTTACGGGTTTTGCACCTATAGACAAACCTCAAATTACGGTGACGGTGTTACTGGAAGGAGCGGGTGAAGGGTCATATCAGGCGGCGCCGGTGGCCAAAGATCTGTTAAGCTATTGGTTTGAAAGGCAGTAA
- a CDS encoding deoxynucleoside kinase: MKSRGQLVVRFGPMWSDKTSWLIRQYGKGKGVVAFKPTLDKRYTNRAVLKSHHGREVAASFIDSRQPDLILKKALNKKTVKVLIDEVNFFDEQLVGVVKELLSHQVDVYAAGLLLDSERRPFGATPQLLSLADEVVEGFAHCDYFKNGLRCEKRAKYTYAKFKKEKQLVVGAASLYGASCEDHYEELQQLGGQSLSWFERVKESSYGKLIQSPPAWLKTVSLPYQRRPLEIKRRYPRIEIGSDSMRIGKTTAAQVLAEGFKKLKLPVELSLEDWPNNPYLKKSYSDPSRGLLQSQKWFIKRKHEQLWKADKNSIWIQDVHPEMDFGYAFTNTLLKRMSGKHFAEYIKYFNTFNWLKAPAPDLLIYLTASDEVLINRAKKTKRKFERVASKYFLLMKAVNRIWVLGTDYINVLMIDTDHFNYSKNGKAQNELTERVVKTLKHLGWKL; the protein is encoded by the coding sequence ATGAAATCAAGAGGACAATTAGTGGTTAGGTTTGGGCCGATGTGGTCAGATAAAACCAGTTGGTTAATCCGACAATACGGTAAAGGGAAAGGGGTGGTGGCTTTTAAGCCGACCTTAGACAAACGTTACACTAATAGAGCGGTATTAAAGAGCCATCATGGTCGAGAAGTAGCGGCAAGTTTTATTGATAGCCGGCAACCGGACTTAATTCTTAAAAAAGCGTTAAATAAAAAAACGGTTAAAGTGTTGATTGACGAAGTTAATTTTTTTGATGAACAGCTAGTAGGGGTGGTAAAAGAACTTTTAAGTCATCAGGTTGATGTTTATGCTGCCGGACTATTACTGGATTCTGAGAGGCGGCCGTTCGGCGCTACGCCGCAACTATTGTCTTTGGCGGATGAAGTAGTGGAAGGGTTTGCTCATTGTGATTATTTTAAGAATGGCCTTAGATGTGAGAAACGAGCCAAATACACATACGCTAAATTCAAAAAAGAAAAGCAACTGGTGGTGGGTGCGGCCAGTCTTTATGGGGCGAGCTGTGAAGATCATTATGAAGAGTTGCAGCAACTGGGCGGCCAGTCTTTAAGCTGGTTTGAGCGGGTGAAAGAAAGCAGTTACGGTAAATTAATTCAGTCGCCACCGGCGTGGTTAAAAACCGTTTCTTTGCCTTACCAAAGACGGCCTTTAGAGATAAAGCGGCGTTACCCCAGAATTGAAATCGGTTCAGATAGCATGCGGATCGGCAAAACCACGGCGGCCCAGGTTTTAGCTGAAGGTTTTAAAAAATTAAAATTGCCGGTGGAACTGTCATTGGAAGATTGGCCGAATAACCCGTATTTAAAGAAAAGTTACAGTGATCCGTCCAGGGGATTATTACAGTCGCAAAAATGGTTTATTAAAAGAAAACATGAACAGTTGTGGAAGGCGGATAAAAACTCAATTTGGATTCAAGATGTGCATCCGGAAATGGATTTTGGCTATGCTTTTACCAATACGCTTTTGAAACGGATGTCGGGGAAGCATTTTGCCGAGTATATTAAATATTTTAATACCTTTAATTGGTTAAAGGCGCCGGCGCCGGATTTATTAATTTATTTAACGGCCAGCGATGAAGTGTTAATTAACCGGGCGAAAAAGACGAAAAGAAAATTTGAGCGGGTGGCCAGCAAATACTTTTTATTAATGAAAGCGGTTAATCGGATTTGGGTTTTAGGGACGGATTATATTAATGTATTAATGATTGATACTGACCACTTTAATTATTCAAAGAATGGAAAAGCCCAAAATGAATTAACGGAAAGGGTAGTAAAAACCTTAAAACATTTAGGGTGGAAATTATGA
- the topA gene encoding type I DNA topoisomerase, protein MKLIVVESPTKARTLAKFLGGEFTIEASMGHVRDLPQKNLGVDVEHDFKPEYVIVKGKTAVVKKLKELAKKSDRVILATDPDREGEAIAWHVQYLLKGKNKFSRIVFHEITKTAIEAALKNPGEVDLKLVDAQLGRRILDRLVGYKLSPILWQKVRRGLSAGRVQSVAVRLIVEREEEIKVFKPEAFWVVGAVLGKDKEEFEAYLNKITDEMKAKAAAAVLAKASYQVKNVETKEVRQWPLPPFITSTLQRSAGNRLKWSAKKTMRQAQQLYEQGLITYHRTDSVNLAMEAVGKARDFIGKKFGGEYLPEKPIGYKSGSKNVQGAHEAIRPTDMTREIVEDQSANRLYRLIWERFVACQMKPVLVEKTTVTVSAADYELKAEGERLVFDGWWKVDKRLMIKDLKLPELKQRDQLDLIKVLSEQKLTQPPARYTEASLIKVLEQKGIGRPSTYAPILSTIQDRFYVEKKEQKLIPTSIGTTVTKFLMEYFPKIMDYEFTAKMEGDLDEIAQGKQSSQELLKNFYSDFDSNLIKVKEKAKRAKIEVETTGEKCPECKEGDVVIRTGRFGKFFSCSRFPECKYTKQYKEIIQGVKCPECGGEVVVRKTRRGKQFYGCGNYPKCKWMSWNKPKSLQGVSSQAVIV, encoded by the coding sequence ATGAAATTGATTGTGGTGGAGTCACCGACTAAGGCGCGGACACTGGCTAAGTTTTTAGGCGGGGAGTTTACGATTGAGGCCTCGATGGGGCACGTGCGGGATTTGCCCCAGAAAAATTTAGGGGTGGATGTGGAGCATGATTTTAAACCGGAATATGTGATTGTCAAGGGGAAAACAGCGGTGGTAAAAAAATTAAAAGAGCTGGCGAAAAAGTCTGACAGGGTGATTTTGGCAACCGATCCGGACCGGGAAGGAGAAGCGATCGCCTGGCATGTGCAATATTTGCTTAAAGGAAAAAATAAGTTCTCGCGAATTGTGTTTCATGAGATTACCAAAACAGCGATTGAAGCGGCGTTAAAAAATCCGGGCGAGGTGGATTTAAAGTTGGTGGATGCCCAGCTGGGCCGAAGAATTTTAGACAGATTGGTGGGTTATAAACTGTCGCCGATTTTATGGCAGAAGGTGCGCAGGGGGCTGTCGGCCGGCCGGGTGCAAAGCGTAGCCGTGCGGTTGATTGTCGAGCGGGAGGAAGAAATTAAGGTGTTTAAGCCGGAGGCTTTTTGGGTGGTGGGGGCAGTCTTAGGCAAAGACAAAGAAGAGTTTGAGGCTTATTTAAATAAAATTACGGATGAGATGAAGGCTAAAGCGGCGGCCGCGGTTTTGGCTAAAGCTAGCTATCAGGTGAAAAATGTGGAAACTAAAGAAGTTAGGCAGTGGCCGTTGCCGCCATTTATCACTTCAACCCTGCAGCGGTCAGCAGGAAATCGGCTGAAGTGGAGTGCCAAAAAAACCATGCGTCAGGCACAGCAGTTATATGAACAAGGCTTAATTACTTACCACCGGACAGACAGTGTTAATTTGGCCATGGAAGCAGTCGGTAAGGCTAGGGATTTTATCGGGAAAAAATTTGGGGGAGAATATTTACCGGAAAAGCCGATTGGTTATAAAAGCGGTTCCAAGAATGTCCAGGGGGCGCACGAAGCCATCCGGCCGACGGATATGACAAGAGAAATAGTGGAGGACCAGTCAGCGAACCGATTGTACCGTTTAATCTGGGAAAGATTTGTGGCTTGTCAGATGAAGCCGGTGCTTGTGGAAAAGACGACAGTAACCGTTAGCGCAGCTGACTACGAATTAAAAGCCGAAGGCGAGCGGTTAGTGTTTGATGGTTGGTGGAAAGTTGATAAAAGATTAATGATTAAAGATTTAAAATTACCGGAGTTAAAACAGAGAGATCAATTAGATTTAATTAAGGTTTTGTCAGAACAAAAACTGACTCAACCGCCGGCCAGATACACTGAGGCGAGTTTAATCAAAGTGTTGGAGCAAAAAGGGATTGGCCGGCCATCTACCTATGCGCCGATTCTGTCAACCATTCAGGACAGATTTTACGTGGAGAAAAAGGAACAGAAATTAATACCGACGAGTATTGGTACGACGGTGACGAAATTTTTAATGGAATATTTCCCGAAGATTATGGACTATGAATTTACGGCCAAAATGGAAGGGGATTTGGATGAAATCGCCCAGGGTAAACAAAGTTCACAAGAATTACTCAAAAACTTTTATTCAGATTTTGACAGTAATCTAATTAAAGTTAAAGAAAAAGCCAAAAGAGCCAAAATTGAGGTGGAGACAACGGGGGAAAAGTGTCCTGAGTGCAAAGAAGGTGACGTGGTTATCCGCACCGGCAGGTTTGGCAAGTTTTTCAGCTGTTCGCGGTTTCCGGAATGCAAATACACTAAACAGTACAAAGAAATTATTCAGGGAGTGAAATGTCCCGAGTGCGGCGGCGAGGTGGTGGTCAGGAAAACCCGGCGGGGAAAACAGTTTTACGGCTGTGGAAATTACCCCAAGTGCAAGTGGATGAGTTGGAATAAACCAAAGAGCCTGCAAGGAGTCTCCTCGCAGGCAGTTATTGTATAA
- a CDS encoding cytidine deaminase, whose translation MKKLSLDFARDYKPELIKQAIEASKNFYAPYSKYQVGAALLTVGGEIFSSCNVEVCSYGLTDCAESSLISKAVSEGMVKKYGRKFIKAVAIVTKNGGMSCGRCRQRIAEHCDDCEIISGNLKGKILKITSLKKMLPEAFTPTSLGIE comes from the coding sequence ATGAAGAAATTATCTCTCGACTTTGCTCGAGATTATAAACCAGAATTAATTAAACAAGCGATTGAAGCGTCGAAGAATTTTTACGCGCCGTATTCCAAGTATCAGGTCGGGGCGGCGTTATTAACTGTTGGCGGCGAGATTTTTTCCTCCTGTAATGTGGAAGTTTGTTCTTATGGTTTGACTGATTGTGCCGAGTCAAGTTTAATTTCTAAGGCAGTCAGCGAAGGTATGGTGAAAAAATACGGCCGGAAATTTATTAAAGCGGTAGCGATAGTGACTAAGAACGGCGGTATGTCCTGCGGCCGTTGCCGGCAGAGAATAGCCGAACATTGTGATGATTGTGAAATTATCAGCGGGAATTTAAAAGGTAAAATTTTAAAAATAACGAGTTTGAAAAAAATGTTGCCGGAAGCGTTTACGCCGACTTCGCTGGGGATAGAGTAA
- a CDS encoding rod shape-determining protein, with translation MLDKLFGLFSYDLAIDLGTANTVILVLGKGVVVREPTVIAKRKKTKELLAVGSEAKKMLGKNPAGIEVIKPLEDGVIADFDATREMLKHYFEEIHQHVGLMPKLARPKVLIGIPAGVTEVEKRAVQEAALSAGAREALLVEEPLASAIGVGLKIDRAEGRLIVDIGGGTTEIAVISLNGIVLNKSLRLAGEEMNEAIIKSVRLKHGMLLGETTAEDVKINIGSAIPFEKEKSFVVRGRDMEKGLPRSLKLKSSEVRETIAPVVQEIIGAIAQTIEETPPELVADILKHGIIMAGGGSKLYGIDKVVTEITKMPVWVAEEPQDAVVKGCAKLLADGKLLSELRVRRGLR, from the coding sequence ATGTTAGATAAATTGTTCGGACTTTTCAGTTATGATTTAGCGATTGATTTAGGGACGGCGAACACAGTGATTTTGGTGTTAGGTAAAGGGGTGGTGGTGAGGGAACCGACGGTGATTGCCAAAAGAAAAAAAACCAAAGAATTATTAGCAGTGGGTTCTGAAGCCAAAAAAATGTTAGGGAAAAATCCGGCAGGGATTGAGGTAATTAAGCCTTTGGAAGACGGGGTAATTGCCGATTTCGATGCTACCCGGGAAATGCTGAAGCACTATTTTGAGGAAATCCACCAGCACGTGGGTTTGATGCCTAAGTTGGCGCGGCCGAAAGTATTAATCGGTATTCCGGCCGGAGTGACTGAAGTAGAAAAGCGGGCGGTGCAGGAGGCGGCGTTGTCCGCCGGCGCCCGAGAAGCATTGTTGGTGGAAGAACCGTTGGCATCGGCGATCGGCGTGGGTTTAAAAATTGACCGGGCGGAAGGACGGTTAATTGTGGACATTGGCGGCGGCACGACAGAAATTGCCGTGATTTCGTTAAACGGAATTGTGCTTAATAAATCACTGCGTTTGGCCGGGGAAGAAATGAATGAAGCCATTATTAAGTCGGTCCGGCTAAAACACGGGATGTTACTGGGAGAGACAACGGCGGAAGATGTGAAGATTAACATTGGTTCGGCAATCCCCTTTGAAAAAGAAAAAAGTTTTGTGGTGCGCGGCCGGGATATGGAAAAAGGCTTACCGCGGTCGTTAAAATTAAAAAGCAGTGAAGTTCGGGAAACCATCGCGCCGGTAGTTCAGGAAATTATTGGGGCCATTGCTCAGACAATTGAAGAAACACCGCCGGAGCTGGTGGCAGATATTTTAAAACACGGGATTATTATGGCCGGGGGCGGGAGCAAACTTTATGGTATTGACAAGGTGGTGACGGAAATTACCAAAATGCCGGTTTGGGTGGCGGAAGAACCTCAGGATGCGGTGGTGAAAGGCTGTGCCAAGCTTTTGGCGGATGGAAAACTTTTAAGTGAGCTTAGGGTGCGAAGGGGGCTAAGATGA
- a CDS encoding adenosylcobalamin-dependent ribonucleoside-diphosphate reductase has protein sequence MENDWQVKKRSGEIQVYVASKISHSIFRAQQNINKEDQIKASKIGQLVREELKQKFEKEKILGTDEIGDVVERVLIDQKLYDVARAFIIAREKQRQEAKAEKGLGVIDDIGLPYNSILVMKNKYLLKNETPKGCFKRVAKALAKAEKTEKKRAFWEDKFLEIMSSLRFLPGGRTLANAGTTNNQLANCFVMPMPDSVEGIFESIKESSILKKNGGGVGFSFSHIRPKGDKVAGTSGKAAGPVAFMRIINEASEILQQAGGRRSGNMVILHITHPDILEFITCKEDEGQLNNINFSLGITDKFMVAVKKDRPWNLINPHTGTVANKVSARSIFELAASYAWKNGDPGMIFLDRINRDNPTPQAGVLEAVNLCGEQPLLAYEACNLGSVNLARHVKVDPTSPTSRRIRGVDWSKLKETVEVGVRLLDNVVSICKYPLKKVEQVVRANRKIGLGVMGWADMLAKLNIPYNSQEALRLAGKLMKFIQETTWQVSESLGKEKGSFPNFETSIWPKRSFKSFRNATLITIAPTGSISMLANCSYGIEPHFANAFYKEALGGVRLPEINKDLLAKLRTEGLDMSNGLIDQISNNGTLQLIKEIPEKIKKIFLTAHELEFEDHIKMQAAWQKYTDNAVSKTINMRSDARIEDVVKAYILAWELGCKGITVYRDQSRKEQVLNVGYSKRLKINDERLTRNQKSEKCPQCGTKMLKTEGCATCPNCAFSVCSL, from the coding sequence ATGGAAAATGATTGGCAGGTGAAAAAAAGAAGCGGAGAAATCCAGGTTTATGTCGCCAGTAAAATTAGCCACTCAATTTTTCGGGCGCAACAGAATATTAATAAAGAGGATCAAATCAAAGCTTCCAAAATCGGTCAACTGGTCAGAGAAGAATTAAAGCAAAAATTTGAGAAGGAAAAGATTTTAGGCACGGATGAAATCGGCGATGTGGTCGAGCGGGTGTTAATTGATCAAAAGCTTTACGATGTGGCCCGGGCGTTTATTATCGCCAGAGAGAAACAGCGCCAGGAGGCCAAAGCGGAAAAAGGTTTGGGGGTCATTGACGATATCGGACTGCCTTACAACTCGATTTTGGTGATGAAGAATAAGTATTTATTAAAAAATGAAACTCCGAAGGGTTGTTTCAAGAGGGTGGCTAAAGCGTTGGCAAAAGCGGAGAAAACAGAGAAAAAGCGGGCATTTTGGGAGGATAAATTTTTGGAAATAATGAGCAGTTTAAGGTTTTTGCCGGGCGGCCGAACTTTAGCTAATGCCGGAACGACTAATAATCAACTGGCTAACTGCTTTGTGATGCCGATGCCTGATTCGGTGGAAGGCATTTTTGAGAGTATTAAAGAATCGTCGATTTTGAAAAAAAACGGCGGCGGTGTCGGTTTTTCTTTTTCCCATATCCGCCCCAAGGGAGATAAGGTTGCCGGGACTTCCGGTAAAGCGGCTGGGCCGGTGGCTTTTATGAGAATTATCAACGAAGCCAGTGAGATTTTACAGCAGGCCGGGGGTCGGCGCAGCGGCAACATGGTGATTTTGCACATTACTCATCCGGATATTTTGGAATTTATTACCTGTAAAGAAGACGAAGGGCAGTTAAATAATATTAATTTTTCTCTGGGTATTACTGATAAATTTATGGTGGCGGTTAAGAAAGACAGGCCTTGGAATCTGATTAATCCGCATACCGGTACTGTAGCTAACAAGGTTTCGGCCCGCTCAATTTTTGAACTAGCTGCCTCTTATGCGTGGAAAAACGGTGATCCGGGAATGATTTTTCTGGATAGGATTAACCGGGATAACCCGACGCCTCAGGCTGGAGTTTTGGAAGCAGTCAATTTATGCGGTGAACAACCGTTGTTGGCTTATGAGGCCTGTAATTTAGGGAGTGTAAATTTGGCAAGGCACGTAAAGGTTGACCCCACTTCTCCGACCAGCCGGCGGATTCGTGGGGTGGACTGGTCTAAATTAAAAGAAACAGTCGAGGTTGGCGTTAGGCTGTTAGACAACGTCGTATCAATTTGTAAGTATCCTTTAAAGAAAGTTGAGCAAGTGGTGAGAGCTAACCGTAAAATCGGTTTAGGAGTGATGGGTTGGGCGGATATGCTGGCGAAATTGAACATTCCTTATAATAGTCAGGAGGCTTTAAGGCTGGCGGGGAAATTAATGAAGTTTATTCAAGAGACTACTTGGCAAGTTTCCGAAAGTTTAGGTAAAGAAAAAGGCAGTTTTCCAAATTTTGAAACGAGTATTTGGCCAAAGCGAAGTTTTAAATCTTTTAGAAATGCGACTTTAATTACGATTGCTCCGACCGGATCAATTTCCATGCTGGCGAATTGCAGTTACGGAATAGAACCGCATTTTGCCAACGCTTTTTATAAAGAGGCTTTGGGTGGGGTTCGATTACCGGAAATCAATAAAGATTTATTAGCTAAATTAAGAACAGAGGGATTAGATATGAGCAATGGTTTAATTGATCAAATTAGTAATAATGGTACACTTCAATTAATTAAAGAAATCCCTGAAAAAATTAAAAAAATATTTTTAACGGCACATGAGTTGGAATTTGAAGATCATATTAAAATGCAGGCGGCCTGGCAAAAATATACAGATAATGCCGTGTCTAAAACAATTAATATGCGTAGTGACGCGCGGATTGAAGATGTGGTTAAAGCTTACATATTAGCTTGGGAGTTGGGGTGCAAGGGAATCACGGTTTACCGGGACCAAAGCCGGAAAGAACAAGTACTAAACGTTGGATACAGCAAAAGATTAAAGATTAATGATGAAAGATTAACGAGAAATCAGAAATCAGAAAAATGTCCCCAGTGCGGGACTAAAATGTTAAAAACAGAAGGGTGTGCGACCTGTCCCAATTGTGCTTTCTCTGTTTGCAGTTTATGA
- the dprA gene encoding DNA-processing protein DprA translates to MDQNELKYWVGLSGFRGLGIKRLKLLRQYFGSIKKIYEANSTGWIKLGIKPEMAKNWQKRDLDKEMEVLAKSLIKVITIEDKRYPKLLKEIDSPPFVLFVKGQIEVLNQPSLAVVGTRQPTTYGCQAVQKLVQDLVKNKLVIISGLARGIDGLVHRNCLVWGGKTVAVLGHGLERVYPPENRPLSEEIVAKGGALVTEYPLNFPISKTNFPQRDRIMAGLSLGTLVIEGGEKSGTKITANFAADYGREVFCVPGPIGSPQSEGPAQLIQQGAKLVTKVEDILEELNLI, encoded by the coding sequence ATGGATCAAAATGAGCTCAAATATTGGGTGGGATTAAGCGGATTCAGGGGTTTGGGAATAAAACGGTTAAAGTTATTAAGGCAGTATTTTGGCTCAATCAAAAAAATTTATGAGGCGAATTCAACAGGTTGGATAAAATTAGGGATTAAACCAGAAATGGCTAAGAATTGGCAAAAAAGGGACTTGGATAAAGAGATGGAGGTGTTGGCAAAGAGTTTGATTAAAGTTATTACGATTGAAGATAAAAGATACCCAAAATTATTAAAAGAGATTGATTCTCCGCCATTTGTTTTATTTGTTAAAGGACAGATTGAAGTTTTAAACCAACCTAGTTTGGCGGTCGTGGGGACCCGGCAACCGACGACTTACGGCTGTCAGGCGGTACAAAAATTAGTGCAAGATTTGGTCAAAAATAAATTGGTAATTATTTCCGGTTTGGCCCGGGGAATCGACGGCTTAGTCCACCGAAATTGTTTGGTCTGGGGCGGGAAAACTGTGGCCGTTTTAGGTCATGGGTTAGAACGGGTTTACCCGCCTGAAAATCGGCCTTTGTCCGAGGAAATTGTGGCTAAGGGGGGTGCCTTAGTGACAGAATACCCGCTGAATTTTCCTATCAGCAAAACTAATTTCCCTCAAAGAGACAGAATTATGGCCGGATTAAGTTTGGGGACATTAGTGATTGAGGGTGGAGAAAAATCCGGAACAAAAATTACCGCCAATTTTGCGGCCGATTACGGCCGCGAGGTGTTTTGTGTGCCTGGACCGATTGGTAGTCCGCAATCTGAAGGGCCGGCGCAACTCATTCAACAAGGGGCAAAGTTGGTAACGAAAGTAGAGGATATTTTGGAAGAGCTTAATTTGATTTAG
- the tmk gene encoding dTMP kinase: protein MSLIVFEGIDGSGKSTQVQMLFNYLKSKKVKVEKLDFPRYDCFFGKIIHFILHQKWGKEISPYWVAWLFATDRLLAKRMINNWLKAGKTVLIDRYTGSSQAHQGAKLKGKEREKIINWIERLEDQWYGLPKADEVFWLKMPAQVTSQLISGRKREKDEAEKDLEHQRQAFEIYQQLAKRKKWQIINSLDKNNQLLSAQKIHEEIISRLCSRL, encoded by the coding sequence ATGAGTTTGATTGTTTTTGAGGGCATCGACGGTTCGGGGAAATCGACCCAGGTACAAATGCTCTTTAATTATTTAAAGAGCAAAAAAGTTAAGGTCGAAAAGTTGGATTTTCCCCGCTATGATTGTTTTTTCGGGAAAATAATCCATTTTATTTTGCATCAAAAATGGGGGAAAGAAATCAGTCCGTACTGGGTGGCGTGGCTCTTCGCGACTGACAGATTATTGGCAAAGAGAATGATTAATAATTGGCTGAAAGCGGGCAAGACGGTTTTAATTGATCGGTATACCGGCTCCAGCCAAGCCCACCAGGGGGCGAAATTAAAAGGAAAAGAAAGGGAGAAAATAATTAATTGGATTGAAAGGTTGGAAGATCAATGGTACGGATTGCCGAAGGCGGACGAGGTGTTTTGGTTAAAGATGCCGGCTCAAGTTACCAGCCAGTTAATCAGCGGCCGGAAACGGGAGAAAGATGAAGCAGAGAAAGACTTGGAACACCAGCGTCAGGCGTTTGAAATTTATCAGCAGTTGGCAAAAAGAAAAAAATGGCAGATAATTAATTCCCTGGATAAAAATAATCAACTTTTATCAGCGCAAAAAATTCATGAAGAAATTATCTCTCGACTTTGCTCGAGATTATAA
- a CDS encoding nucleoside phosphorylase produces the protein MSFKSSSAEKPTEKGLQYHIRLKAGDIPPFVLMPGDPKRVVKIASLWDKNQFVADYRQYVTYKGEYHGVKLACVSSGIGSPALAIALEELVRIGTKTVIRVGTCGSLQPEMYPGDLVITTGAVRLDGASKDYVIPEYPAVADYRVVEALIKASKKLKVKYHVGITASTDTFYCGQGRSGFNDYLPSHKENIFKDMQKARVKNFEMEGGCLLTLASVFGISAGMVCVVVADRVHNQFKITDEMEQSAALVASEAIRLLQIKYK, from the coding sequence ATGAGCTTTAAGTCAAGTTCGGCGGAAAAACCGACCGAAAAAGGTTTGCAGTATCATATCCGGTTAAAAGCCGGGGATATTCCGCCTTTTGTGTTGATGCCGGGAGATCCGAAACGGGTCGTGAAAATCGCCTCTTTGTGGGATAAAAATCAGTTTGTGGCTGATTACCGGCAGTATGTGACTTACAAAGGTGAGTATCACGGGGTAAAGTTGGCCTGTGTTTCCAGCGGGATCGGCTCGCCGGCATTGGCGATTGCCTTGGAAGAGTTGGTAAGAATTGGTACTAAGACAGTGATTCGGGTGGGGACGTGCGGCAGTTTACAGCCGGAGATGTATCCGGGTGATTTAGTGATTACGACCGGGGCGGTGCGATTGGACGGGGCGTCGAAAGATTATGTGATTCCGGAATATCCGGCCGTAGCGGATTATCGGGTGGTGGAAGCTTTAATTAAAGCTTCCAAAAAATTAAAGGTTAAATATCATGTTGGCATTACCGCTTCGACCGATACATTTTATTGTGGGCAGGGGCGGTCGGGATTTAATGATTATTTGCCTAGCCATAAAGAGAATATTTTTAAAGATATGCAAAAAGCGAGAGTGAAAAACTTTGAGATGGAAGGCGGGTGTTTGTTAACGTTAGCGTCAGTGTTCGGTATCAGCGCGGGCATGGTTTGTGTGGTGGTGGCTGACAGGGTTCATAATCAGTTTAAAATTACCGATGAAATGGAACAATCGGCAGCCTTAGTGGCCAGTGAAGCAATTAGGCTCTTGCAAATAAAATATAAATAG